Proteins from one Colias croceus chromosome 22, ilColCroc2.1 genomic window:
- the LOC123701669 gene encoding uncharacterized protein LOC123701669, with the protein MSSVEQLLEQLEDCATLIKKALINHKKAPKARLTKGYLKVRSQVVDDYWSTFKDLHGSLLKLVPQQERKTLPYFVNEEYDLCEEQYILLKTELTDLLESSSSTSTAVADCKGEVQWVASEAKLPRMDLPTFSGCYENWQVFEDCFITLIHNNTHLNNFQKLHYLKLCLTGEASATLKHYQTTDNNYIPAWDTLKKRYSHKRLILNSYLKKLFMQKKVQIQSSSQLKSFIDVTKECIIGLKNIGICTESWDPILLFISSQKLDHETHKEWEDYVSSTLNLTSDVFPTFNNLVTFLEGRIHALELTTTGNRTLKERSYHVANINDKICIFCNKDNHILSHCKEYGKLQPKERSAFAKLKGLCYNCLVPGHTLIYCNHKASCRICGKRHHSLLHEPGKKSFTQEENQNSTQLSLHTNVEEQHEEDDILEEVNISDATITSHMATQPSTALLATAILPVKGTSGQVYYLRALIDQGSQATFISERAAQHIKAKRLPVNGTISGVGSTLTRTNHMIQLELGSRYDDQLNLKVNAYVISTRLTTQLPNKLIPIGDWPHIQGLNLADPSFNKPGKIDLLLGVEVYAQIMLGELIKGPPNTPCAQNTMLGWIIFGKTNTQYENNNVISLHCLDVKIDEMMKLLWELEPTTKRELTPEERRCEEIYSSTHSRTKDGRYIVKLPLKRDPPMISQGRTREIALKRLEYLEKRFEKNKELKDDYAKVIQEYLELNHLEEVSEDEKDNAAVYLPHHAVVRTDKDTTKTRVVFDASCKGLNNVSLNDDLMVGPTLQEDLRYLIMRWRLKPICFVADIEKMYRAVIVERGHQDNQRILWRNNPSDEVRDYRLLRVTFGTASAPFLAIRTLHQMI; encoded by the exons ATGTCGTCGGTTGAACAATTATTAGAACAACTGGAGGATTGTGCTACTTTGATTAAAAAGGCTttaataaatcacaaaaaagCCCCAAAAGCTAGATTAACAAAGGGATATTTGAAAGTGAGATCTCAAGTTGTAGATGATTATTGGTCAACGTTTAAGGATCTTCATGGATCTCTTCTAAAGTTAGTACCGCAACAGGAAAGGAAAACATTACCATACTTCGTAAATGAAGAATATGACTTGTGCGAAGAACAATACATTTTGTTGAAGACAGAATTAACGGATTTGTTGGAATCGAGTTCAAGTACTTCGACGGCCGTAGCGGATTGTAAAGGAGAAGTGCAGTGGGTTGCGTCGGAAGCTAAATTACCTAGAATGGATTTACCAACATTTTCGGGTTGTTATGAAAATTGGCAAGTTTTTGAAGActgttttataacattaatacataataatacccatctaaataattttcaaaaactacattatttaaaattgtgtcTTACAGGCGAAGCTAGTGCTACATTGAAGCATTATCAAACTACTGATAACAATTATATTCCAGCTTGGGATACGCTCAAAAAACGTTATAGTCATAAACGACTgatattaaattcatatttaaaaaagttatttatgcaaaaaaaGGTTCAAATTCAGTCTTCAAGTCAGCTAAAATCATTTATCGATGTAACTAAAGAATGTATTATTGGTTTAAAAAACATAGGGATTTGCACGGAGTCTTGGGAtccaattttgttatttatttcgtCTCAAAAATTAGACCACGAAACGCATAAAGAATGGGAAGATTACGTTAGTTCAACTCTCAATTTAACATCTGATGTATTTCCCACTTTCAATAATTTGGTTACGTTCTTAGAAGGAAGAATTCATGCTTTAGAGTTAACAACGACAGGCAATAGAACTTTAAAAGAACGCTCATATCATGTCGCGaatattaatgataaaatttgtattttttgcaACAAAGATAATCATATTCTTAGTCATTGTAAGGAATACGGGAAACTACAACCGAAAGAACGCAGCGCCTTCGCAAAATTAAAAGGTTTATGTTATAATTGTTTAGTACCGGGCCATACACTTATATATTGTAATCACAAGGCATCGTGCAGAATATGTGGTAAACGACATCATTCCCTCCTTCATGAACCTGGAAAGAAAAGCTTTACTCAAGAAGAAAATCAAAACTCGACACAATTATCTTTGCATACTAATGTAGAAGAACAACATGAAGAAGATGATATTTTAGAAGAGGTCAATATTAGCGATGCTACAATAACTTCACACATGGCTACACAACCATCTACGGCGTTACTCGCAACTGCTATTTTACCTGTCAAGGGGACGTCAGGacaagtatattatttacgtgCTCTGATCGATCAAGGCTCTCAGGCGACGTTTATAAGTGAAAGAGCAGCTCAACACATAAAGGCAAAAAGGTTGCCTGTCAATGGAACAATATCAGGTGTTGGGTCCACATTAACAAGAACAAATCATATGATTCAACTTGAACTTGGTTCAAGGTATGATGATCAGCTTAATCTGAAGGTTAATGCGTATGTTATATCTACCAGACTTACAACACAACTTCCAAATAAGTTAATACCAATTGGTGATTGGCCGCACATTCAGGGCTTAAATTTAGCAGATCCAAGTTTCAATAAGCCCGGGaagatagatttattattgGGAGTCGAAGTTTACGCACAAATTATGCTAGGAGAATTAATTAAGGGTCCACCAAACACTCCTTGCGCTCAGAATACAATGTTAGGTTGGATTATATTTGgaaaaacaaacacacaatacGAAAACAATAACGTTATTTCTCTTCATTGTCTAGATGTCAAGATAGATGAAATGATGAAACTATTGTGGGAACTAGAACCAACAACTAAACGTGAATTAACACCTGAAGAACGACGCTGTGAAGAAATTTATTCATCAACACATTCGAGAACTAAAGATGGAAGATATATAGTGAAGTTGCCTTTGAAAAGAGACCCACCTATGATAAGTCAAGGGAGAACAAGAGAAATAGCTTTAAAGAGACTAGAATATTTAGAGAAGCGCTTTGAAAAGAATAAAGAGTTGAAGGATGATTATGCTAAGGTGATTCAAGAATACCTCGAATTGAATCATTTAGAAGAAGTTTCCGAGGACGAAAAAGATAATGCAGCTGTCTATCTTCCACACCATGCGGTCGTGAGAACAGACAAAGATACTACTAAAACAAGAGTAGTTTTCGACGCGTCATGTAAAGGTTTGAATAATGTGTCCCTTAACGACGACTTGATGGTGGGACCGACATTGCAAGAAGATTTAAGGTACCTAATTATGCGTTGGAGATTAAAACCAATTTGTTTTGTTGCCGACATAGAGAAAATGTACAGAGCAGTTATTGTTGAGCGTGGCCATCAAGATAATCAAAGAATACTGTGGCGCAATAATCCAAGTGATGAGGTTCGAGACTATAGACTGCTGCGAGTAACCTTTGGCACCGCATCCGCACCATTCTTGGCCATTCGAACTTTGCATCAG ATGATTTGA
- the LOC123701670 gene encoding uncharacterized protein LOC123701670, with product MNTITVHGFCDASTVAYAAAVYLRVVMNDRQIHTGLIAAKARVAPVKPVSLPRLELCGAVILSRLLKQVQEALRISNTQIFAWTDSKIVMAWLTGDPARWNVFVSNRVVEIIDNIGNKKWHHVTSENNPADIASRGENLPDLIKNKLWWNGPNWLQTDDIPFAKGNPDSTDLERKNTIMLNLKIEDTIKNTLKFEIFDSLQEMLRVIVYVLRFLNYKKGQITTDKSIKVIEMEDALKRIIKIEQRKDFAEEIERLKNKRNLSKNSKLLSLNPILDDAHILRVGGRIRHANIPLDSKHPMILGSESDLVTLIIADAHKKTLHGGLELTLNYLRARFWILRVKSTVKKYIHKCIICAKLKASSSCQLMGDLPKARVTPARPFINSGVDFAGPYDILMTRARGVKTTKAYISIFVCMCTKAIHIELVGDLSSQSFIGAFRRFVARRGRCTDIWSDQGRNFVGANKELVEAWSQAGLNFKDNIADILAQEGTQWHFIPAYSPNFGGLWEAGVKSMKYHLKR from the exons ATGAATACTATCACAGTTCATGGATTTTGTGACGCTTCTACGGTGGCCTACGCAGCAGCTGTGTATTTGAGAGTAGTAATGAATGATAGACAAATACACACCGGGTTGATAGCAGCAAAGGCAAGAGTCGCTCCAGTTAAACCAGTTTCTTTGCCAAGATTGGAACTTTGTGGAGCTGTAATTCTTTCTAGGCTACTTAAACAAGTTCAAGAAGCACTTAGAATATCTAACACTCAAATTTTTGCATGGACAGACTCAAAGATAGTTATGGCATGGTTAACAGGTGACCCAGCTCGTTGGAATGTTTTTGTAAGCAATCGAGTAGTTgagataatagataatataggGAATAAAAAATGGCATCACGTAACATCGGAAAATAATCCTGCTGATATAGCAAGCAGAGGAGAAAACTTACCTgatcttattaaaaataaattatggtGGAATGGGCCAAATTGGCTTCAGACTGATGATATTCCCTTTGCAAAGGGTAATCCAGATTCAACGGACTTAGAAAGAAAGAATACTATCatgctaaatttaaaaattgaggacacaattaaaaatactctTAAATTCGAAATATTTGATTCTTTACAGGAAATGCTACGAGTAATAGTGTATGTTTTAAGAtttttgaattacaaaaaGGGACAAATTACAACTGATAAAAGCATTAAGGTAATAGAAATGGAAGATGCattaaaaagaataataaaaatagaacaaaGAAAGGATTTTGCAGAAGAAATAGAAAGGTTGAagaataaaagaaatttaagCAAAAACAGCAAACTCCTTTCTCTGAATCCAATATTAGATGATGCTCACATTCTCAGGGTGGGCGGTAGAATAAGACACGCAAACATACCTTTAGATTCAAAACACCCGATGATTCTTGGTTCCGAAAGCGATTTGGTCACGTTAATCATCGCAGATGCGCACAAGAAAACATTGCATGGGGGTTTGGAACTCACGTTAAACTATTTAAGAGCTCGTTTTTGGATTCTGAGGGTGAAGTCAACagtcaaaaaatatatacataaatgtataatatgcGCTAAACTTAAAGCGAGTAGTAGTTGTCAACTTATGGGAGACTTACCTAAAGCACGAGTCACTCCAGCACGACCCTTCATAAATTCTGGTGTTGACTTTGCAGGTCCCTATGATATATTAATGACTAGAGCACGAGGTGTAAAAACTACAAAGGcatatatttctatttttgtatgtatgtgcACAAAGGCCATACATATAGAATTAGTAGGCGATCTGTCCTCTCAATCGTTTATAGGTGCTTTCAGACGATTTGTAGCACGACGAGGCAGGTGCACAGATATTTGGAGTGATCAGGGAAGAAATTTTGTTGGAGCTAACAAGGAATTAGTAGAAGCATGGTCACAGGCTGGTCTCAATTTTAAGGACAACATAGCAGACATTCTAGCACAAGAGGGTACACAGTGGCATTTTATTCCTGCCTACAGTCCTAATTTTGGAGGTCTTTGGGAGGCGGGAGTGAAATCAATGAAATACCATCta AAGAGATGA